The Flavipsychrobacter sp. genome contains the following window.
GGGTAATATGATCGACTATAGTGATGAGGGCTATGCCAAACAGGTCATGTTGTCAGATGATATTGCTAACCGACTAAAGCTAAGTATAGGAGATGATGTATTGCTTTATTTTTTAGAACCAGGCTCTACTTTTCCAAGAATAAGAAAGGTGAAACTATGCGGCTTGTATCATACAGGGTTGGAAGATATCGACCGCAATTATGGTATCTGCGATATACGCCTACTACAGAAAATTAACAAATGGTCAGCCGATGAGATCAATGGCTATCAACTCTCCTTAACAGATGTGGCTGATGCTGACACGGTCGCTAATAAGATATTTAATGATCTTATACCGCAAACTTCGAGGTTAACAACCTATACCATGAAGGAGATATTTGCAGGTATATATGACTGGCTAAGAATACAGAACATGACCGCAGGAATGGTGCTGCTTATTATGGCTATTGTTGCAATAATAAATCTGGCAGCCGCCTTACTGATACTTATAGTGGAGCAAACAAAAATGATAGGTGTGTTGAAGGCACAAGGTATGCAGAATAGTATGCTAAGAAAAGTGTTTGTGTATCATGCTGCAATTATAGGATTTTTAGGTGTGCTTGGTGGAAATATACTTGGTTTGGGGCTATGTTTTATACAGCAGCAAACTGGATTCTTAAAACTATCAGAGACGGGATATTTTATGAAAACGGTACCGGTACATATTGTATGGTGGCAGATAGTATTGTTAGATATAGCTACTTTAGCCCTATGCATACTTTTCATGTGGTTGCCATCGTTGTATATTCGCCGTATAAAACCTGCAAGGGTATTACAATTTAAATAAGCTATTGACCAAAAAAGAGCAATACAAGAAGTTACTGCCTACGCTAAAGGGTGTGCCACTATTTCTAAACGATTGGTGGCTGGACGCGGTATGTGTAGACTGGGATGTAGCCATTGCTTATAATGGTGATAATGTGTCGGGGGTGTGGGTATATCCAGCTGAGCAAAAAATGGGTGTGAGCATTATTCGCACACCTGTTTTTACGCCTTATATAGGTCCTGTAGTATTTTATCCGTCAGACTTAAAGCCGACGAAAAGAGATAGTTTTGAGTATGAAGTAATAACCGATCTGCTGTCTCAAATACCGGATGCAAAGGTTTGGCATATATCATTGCAGCCACAGCTGAAACAGGCAGGGTTATTTAATAGTAAAGATTTTGAAATAGTGGTTAGGCAAACTTATTTGATGCCACTTGATGAGGGGGAAGAAGCAGTCTTTGCAAGACTTCATGAAGATCACCGTCGTAAAGTAAGGAAAGCCGAGAAGACCTTAGTAATCGAAGAAGACCATACACAAATTGATACATTATTTGATTTTCAGCAAACAACACTATCCAGCAAAAAAGTACAGATACCTTACTCTAAGGAACAGCTAAAAAAGGTTTTTACATTATGTAAGGAAAAGGGTAATGCTACGCTTTGGGTAGCAAGAAAGGGAGAAAATGTACAGGCTGTTGTATGGCAAGTGTGGGATGAAGAAAGATCTTATTATCTGATGGGTAGTAAGAACCCAACAATCAAAGACAATAATGCTATGGTAGCATTGTTGTGGCAAGCGATAAAAAAGTCAATATCATTAGGACATAAGACCTTTGATTTTGAAGGGAGTATGGATGCTGGCGTAGAACAGTTT
Protein-coding sequences here:
- a CDS encoding FtsX-like permease family protein — encoded protein: MARQQGRFSSFIIRLAVVATALSVAAMVVSTAVVIGFKQEIRGRIFSFWGHVQVAPYSGNNSSIVAPEPFVIDKDLHDAIKLLPEVKTVAPYVIRPVILNANELMEGVQLKGLDSAYTFPERVELTGNMIDYSDEGYAKQVMLSDDIANRLKLSIGDDVLLYFLEPGSTFPRIRKVKLCGLYHTGLEDIDRNYGICDIRLLQKINKWSADEINGYQLSLTDVADADTVANKIFNDLIPQTSRLTTYTMKEIFAGIYDWLRIQNMTAGMVLLIMAIVAIINLAAALLILIVEQTKMIGVLKAQGMQNSMLRKVFVYHAAIIGFLGVLGGNILGLGLCFIQQQTGFLKLSETGYFMKTVPVHIVWWQIVLLDIATLALCILFMWLPSLYIRRIKPARVLQFK
- a CDS encoding GNAT family N-acetyltransferase encodes the protein MTKKEQYKKLLPTLKGVPLFLNDWWLDAVCVDWDVAIAYNGDNVSGVWVYPAEQKMGVSIIRTPVFTPYIGPVVFYPSDLKPTKRDSFEYEVITDLLSQIPDAKVWHISLQPQLKQAGLFNSKDFEIVVRQTYLMPLDEGEEAVFARLHEDHRRKVRKAEKTLVIEEDHTQIDTLFDFQQTTLSSKKVQIPYSKEQLKKVFTLCKEKGNATLWVARKGENVQAVVWQVWDEERSYYLMGSKNPTIKDNNAMVALLWQAIKKSISLGHKTFDFEGSMDAGVEQFFRNFGGDKQLYLVLKKNNSALWKLKEAVR